The segment ACCGCTCAGTTTCGAGTAAAAGCGGTAGCGCCGATTTGATTGAAGCTTTAGGAATAAAAATTCTGTCATCTCCTGACATGATAAATGAAGCAATATCTCGGGTTAACTACGGATTCCTCTTCGCTCCCAACTTTCACAAAGCTATGAAAAACGTGGCCAGAACCAGAAAGGAATTGGGTATCAGGACGCTTTTCAACCTACTTGGCCCTTTAAGCAACCCTGCCTTCGTAAACTACCAGATAATGGGCGTATACGACGACTCTCTGACGCGACCTATTGCAGAGGTCTTAATGAACCTGGGGCTTAAAAGCGGAATGGTGGTTCATGGCCATGGAGGACTAGACGAATTGTCTCTCAGCGGCCCAAATCACGTCGTCTATTTCAGGGGAGGACAAATGAAAGAATTTTACCTCGCTCCTGAAGACGTAGGATTGAAAAAAGCTCCCATAACAAGCTTATTGGCCAACTCGCCCAAGGAGAACGCAAAAATAGCGTTAGAGATCTTAAACGGCAAGGAACGCGGCCCTAAAAGAGACGTAGTTACGCTAAATGCAGGTGCTGCCCTTTTCGTTGTCGGAGCAGCTGGCGATCTCGTCGAAGGAATAAGGCTCGCCGCAGAGGTGATCGACGAGGGCCTTGCTGCAGATATACTTTACAGAATCGTTAAATTCACTAATAGCTTTGGTGAGGCTGCATGATACTAAATCAAATTGCAAGAGAAAAAACTAAAGAACTGAGAATTCTCAAGGCTCCTAAAAGATCGCTTTATGCAGCATTGGACAAGCCTGGCATCTCAATAATTGCCGAGATCAAAAGGGCCTCGCCCAGCGCTGGCACGATCTTGGAAGATATCAATATTCCATTGCGAGTCAAACAATACGAGATGGGAGGAGCAAGTGCTATTTCGGTAGTCACTGAAAGGC is part of the Acetomicrobium thermoterrenum DSM 13490 genome and harbors:
- the trpD gene encoding anthranilate phosphoribosyltransferase, whose product is MLKNYIEKLTAGENLSFEEMHEAVVEILNGTATEIESAGFLVALRSKGETVEEITAAAKVMREKATKVTAPSTAIDTCGTGGDGVGTFNISTIASIVVAGAGIPVAKHGNRSVSSKSGSADLIEALGIKILSSPDMINEAISRVNYGFLFAPNFHKAMKNVARTRKELGIRTLFNLLGPLSNPAFVNYQIMGVYDDSLTRPIAEVLMNLGLKSGMVVHGHGGLDELSLSGPNHVVYFRGGQMKEFYLAPEDVGLKKAPITSLLANSPKENAKIALEILNGKERGPKRDVVTLNAGAALFVVGAAGDLVEGIRLAAEVIDEGLAADILYRIVKFTNSFGEAA